In Arthrobacter sp. CDRTa11, one DNA window encodes the following:
- the ispG gene encoding flavodoxin-dependent (E)-4-hydroxy-3-methylbut-2-enyl-diphosphate synthase has translation MTSVSLGMPSAPPPVLAPRRKTRQIKVGSVGVGSDSPVSVQSMTTTPTTDINATLQQIAELTASGCDIVRVACPSADDAEALPIIARKSQIPVIADIHFQPKYVFAAIEAGCAAVRVNPGNIRKFDDQVKEIAKAAKDHGTSIRIGVNAGSLEPGIMKKYGKATPEALVESAVWEASLFEEHGFHDFKISVKHNDPVIMVAAYEMLAEQGDWPLHLGVTEAGPAFQGTIKSAVAFGALLSKGIGDTIRVSLSAPPVEEIKVGNQILQSLNLRPRKLEIVSCPSCGRAQVDVYTLAEQVTAGLEGMEIPLRVAVMGCVVNGPGEAREADLGVASGNGKGQIFVKGEVIKTVPESEIVETLIEEAMRIAEEMGEADGEDAVKGSPVVSVS, from the coding sequence GTGACCTCGGTCAGCCTGGGAATGCCGTCAGCACCACCGCCCGTCCTTGCACCCCGCCGCAAGACGCGCCAGATCAAGGTCGGTTCGGTCGGCGTCGGCTCGGACTCGCCCGTCAGCGTTCAGTCGATGACCACCACGCCCACCACGGACATCAATGCCACGCTCCAGCAGATCGCCGAACTCACGGCGTCCGGCTGTGACATTGTCCGCGTGGCCTGCCCGTCAGCCGACGATGCTGAGGCGCTGCCCATCATCGCCCGCAAGTCCCAGATCCCCGTTATTGCTGACATTCACTTCCAGCCCAAGTATGTGTTCGCGGCCATCGAAGCCGGCTGCGCTGCGGTGCGTGTCAACCCGGGAAACATCCGCAAGTTCGATGACCAGGTTAAGGAAATCGCCAAGGCCGCCAAGGACCACGGCACGTCCATCCGAATTGGTGTCAACGCCGGTTCGCTTGAACCGGGCATCATGAAAAAGTACGGCAAGGCCACGCCCGAAGCACTGGTGGAGTCTGCCGTCTGGGAGGCTTCCCTTTTCGAGGAACACGGCTTCCATGACTTCAAAATCTCTGTCAAGCACAACGACCCCGTCATCATGGTGGCTGCCTACGAAATGCTGGCAGAACAGGGTGACTGGCCGCTGCACCTCGGTGTCACCGAAGCCGGGCCGGCTTTCCAAGGAACGATCAAGTCAGCCGTAGCCTTCGGTGCCCTCCTCTCCAAGGGCATCGGGGACACTATCCGCGTTTCGCTTTCGGCTCCTCCGGTGGAGGAAATCAAGGTCGGAAACCAGATCCTCCAATCCCTGAACCTGCGTCCGCGCAAGCTGGAGATTGTGTCCTGCCCCTCCTGCGGCCGCGCCCAGGTGGACGTCTACACCCTGGCCGAGCAGGTGACGGCAGGCCTTGAGGGGATGGAGATCCCGTTGCGCGTGGCGGTGATGGGTTGCGTCGTCAACGGGCCCGGAGAAGCCCGCGAAGCTGACCTTGGGGTAGCGTCAGGGAACGGCAAGGGCCAGATCTTTGTGAAGGGCGAAGTCATTAAGACTGTCCCTGAGAGCGAAATTGTTGAGACACTGATCGAAGAGGCCATGCGTATCGCGGAAGAGATGGGGGAGGCCGATGGCGAAGATGCTGTCAAAGGTAGCCCCGTGGTTAGCGTCTCGTAA
- a CDS encoding MarR family transcriptional regulator: protein MYVMTIDQRGSSTDVDRVPGLISELRSLSSAGFERSVGDELQGVVEHPAEVVDAALHALRSGYWYVGIGIGTVHLAPGAGPREGTGTGFVAARKAVDQAKSAAGHVPLSVVSGSIGRGMDVPKHAVEGVSTCANAEAVLRLIGRLIQERTEAQWRIVDRLRSIQGSGERHGSQKQVAKELGITEQSVSRAVLRSAWQEEWAARPAAAMLLEYAHTQVLAAPAAGNQGTPHKGDR from the coding sequence ATGTACGTTATGACCATCGACCAGCGTGGCAGCAGCACCGACGTCGACCGTGTTCCAGGGCTCATCTCAGAGTTGCGCAGCCTTAGTTCGGCGGGCTTCGAGCGGTCGGTGGGCGATGAACTCCAGGGCGTGGTGGAACATCCCGCGGAAGTCGTGGACGCCGCTTTGCATGCGCTCCGCAGCGGCTACTGGTACGTCGGAATTGGAATAGGCACGGTACACCTGGCGCCCGGCGCCGGGCCGCGCGAGGGAACCGGAACCGGGTTTGTGGCTGCCCGGAAAGCGGTAGACCAGGCCAAGAGTGCCGCTGGGCACGTTCCGTTGTCAGTGGTGTCCGGCAGTATTGGCCGTGGAATGGATGTTCCCAAGCATGCAGTGGAAGGAGTAAGCACGTGCGCCAACGCAGAGGCGGTGCTCCGCCTCATCGGCCGGCTCATTCAGGAACGTACGGAAGCCCAGTGGAGGATTGTTGACCGGCTGCGAAGTATTCAGGGCAGCGGCGAAAGGCACGGCAGCCAGAAGCAGGTGGCCAAAGAACTGGGAATAACAGAACAGTCGGTGAGCCGTGCCGTGCTCAGGTCCGCCTGGCAGGAAGAATGGGCTGCCAGACCCGCGGCCGCAATGCTGCTCGAATACGCCCATACCCAGGTCCTGGCGGCGCCGGCTGCCGGGAATCAGGGAACACCTCACAAGGGAGATCGGTGA
- a CDS encoding GNAT family N-acetyltransferase produces MLSKVAPWLASRKDETPVEGITVRTLGGSDTTALRGLALQDPVANVFILAHLRAAGTAAPTSGGAAVLGVFDDGVLVGACWTGANLVPIQLDPAFAGQVAAVANRSGRRYASAFGPSEPVLALYAELAELGHLAHEVRAEQPLMTLAGPPLVEPNRDLGLGRLADFDRILPACAAMFEEEVGYSPFLGGREFYSRRVEGLIKQGHSLVHLNPAGEVVFKAELGAVTADVTQIQGVWMNPLYRGQGLSAGYMAAVVDHARKIAPVTSLYVNGFNSRARAAYQRVGFREVGTFATVLF; encoded by the coding sequence ATGCTGTCAAAGGTAGCCCCGTGGTTAGCGTCTCGTAAGGACGAAACCCCAGTTGAGGGCATTACTGTCCGCACGTTGGGCGGATCGGACACCACCGCCCTGCGCGGCCTTGCCCTCCAGGACCCGGTAGCCAACGTCTTTATACTCGCCCACCTGCGGGCAGCGGGGACCGCTGCGCCCACCAGCGGCGGAGCCGCTGTTTTGGGCGTCTTCGACGACGGTGTGCTGGTGGGTGCCTGCTGGACGGGGGCCAACCTGGTTCCCATCCAGCTGGACCCGGCCTTTGCGGGGCAGGTGGCCGCCGTAGCCAACAGGTCCGGACGCCGTTATGCCTCGGCCTTTGGCCCTTCCGAGCCCGTCCTGGCGTTGTACGCGGAATTGGCGGAGCTCGGACACCTGGCCCATGAGGTCAGGGCGGAACAGCCCCTCATGACCCTGGCAGGTCCTCCCTTGGTGGAACCCAACAGGGACCTTGGGCTGGGCCGGCTGGCAGATTTTGACCGTATCCTCCCCGCCTGCGCCGCCATGTTTGAAGAGGAAGTGGGCTATTCGCCGTTCCTGGGCGGGCGGGAGTTCTACAGCCGGCGCGTAGAGGGCCTGATCAAGCAGGGTCATTCGCTCGTTCACCTGAACCCTGCGGGGGAAGTGGTGTTCAAAGCCGAGCTGGGCGCGGTCACTGCCGACGTCACCCAGATCCAGGGAGTGTGGATGAACCCCCTGTACCGCGGACAGGGCCTGAGCGCAGGGTACATGGCTGCCGTGGTGGACCACGCCAGGAAAATTGCGCCGGTCACCAGCCTTTATGTCAACGGCTTCAACTCGCGCGCCAGGGCTGCATACCAGCGGGTCGGATTCCGGGAAGTCGGAACATTCGCTACAGTTCTCTTTTAG
- a CDS encoding proline--tRNA ligase: MVLRLSQLFLRTLREDPVDAEVASHRLLVRAGYIRRAAPGIYTWLPLGLSVLRKVEAVVREEMNAIGAQEVHFPALLPREPYEATNRWTEYGEGLFRLQDRKGADYLLAPTHEEMFTLLVKDLYSSYKDLPLSLYQIQNKYRDEARPRAGLLRGREFIMKDSYSFDVDDAGLDASYMAHRGAYLRIFERLGLEVIPVAATAGAMGGSKSEEFLHPTEIGEDTFVRSAGGYAANVEAVTTVVPAEIDFTDAPAAEVLDTPNTPTIDTLVAASNELAPRSEADGGAWTAADTLKNVVLAVTLPTRERQLVVIGLPGDRGVDLKRVEANIGSFLPIGGEIGLEAANDEDLKKQPLIVKGYLGPGLTVDEPLLGSESATKILYLVDPRVVSGTAWITGANEAGKHVYGLVAGRDFTWDGVIECTDVREGDPAPDGSGPLEIARGIEMGHIFQLGRKYAEALELKVLDQNGKQVVVTMGSYGVGVTRAVAALAESNHDEKGLAWPRAVAPADVHIVAVGRGEEIFATAEQLALDLEAAGLEVIYDDRPKVSPGVKFGDAELVGVPTILAVGRGLVDGVVEIKDRRSGDAENVAVDKAVDYVVNAVRNG; encoded by the coding sequence GTGGTCCTCAGACTGTCCCAGCTTTTCCTGCGCACCCTTCGCGAAGATCCCGTCGACGCCGAGGTGGCCAGCCACCGCCTCCTGGTGCGGGCCGGCTATATCCGCCGCGCCGCCCCCGGAATCTACACCTGGCTGCCGCTGGGCCTCAGCGTCCTGCGGAAGGTGGAGGCCGTGGTCCGGGAGGAGATGAACGCCATCGGCGCCCAGGAGGTCCACTTCCCGGCGCTGCTGCCGCGTGAACCCTATGAGGCCACCAACCGCTGGACCGAATACGGTGAAGGGCTCTTCCGACTGCAGGACCGCAAGGGCGCGGACTACCTGCTGGCTCCCACCCACGAGGAAATGTTCACACTCCTGGTCAAGGACCTGTACTCGTCGTACAAGGACCTGCCGCTGAGCCTGTACCAGATCCAGAACAAGTACCGTGACGAGGCGCGCCCCCGCGCGGGCCTACTGCGCGGCCGCGAGTTCATCATGAAGGACTCCTACTCCTTCGATGTGGACGACGCCGGCCTGGACGCAAGCTACATGGCTCACCGTGGCGCCTACCTGAGGATCTTCGAGCGCCTGGGCCTGGAGGTCATTCCGGTAGCGGCAACCGCCGGGGCCATGGGCGGATCAAAGAGCGAGGAATTCCTGCACCCCACCGAGATCGGCGAGGACACCTTTGTCCGGTCCGCCGGCGGCTACGCAGCCAACGTTGAGGCCGTCACCACCGTGGTTCCGGCGGAGATTGACTTCACGGATGCCCCGGCAGCGGAAGTCCTGGATACCCCGAACACTCCCACCATCGACACACTGGTGGCCGCTTCCAACGAATTGGCTCCCCGCAGCGAGGCCGACGGCGGCGCCTGGACTGCCGCCGACACCCTCAAGAATGTGGTGCTCGCTGTCACCCTGCCCACCAGGGAGCGCCAGCTTGTGGTCATCGGCCTGCCCGGTGACCGCGGAGTTGACCTGAAGCGCGTGGAGGCCAACATCGGCTCTTTCCTGCCCATCGGCGGGGAGATCGGACTGGAAGCAGCCAACGACGAGGACCTGAAGAAGCAGCCGCTGATCGTCAAGGGTTACCTGGGCCCCGGCCTGACCGTCGACGAACCCCTGCTGGGCAGCGAAAGCGCAACCAAGATCCTCTACCTCGTGGATCCCCGCGTTGTCAGCGGCACCGCCTGGATCACCGGAGCCAACGAGGCCGGAAAGCACGTGTACGGGCTGGTGGCCGGGCGCGACTTCACCTGGGACGGCGTCATCGAATGCACCGACGTGCGCGAAGGCGACCCCGCCCCGGACGGCTCCGGACCGCTGGAGATTGCCCGCGGCATCGAGATGGGCCACATCTTCCAGTTGGGCCGCAAGTACGCAGAAGCCCTGGAGCTGAAGGTCCTGGACCAGAACGGCAAGCAGGTAGTGGTCACTATGGGCTCCTACGGCGTGGGCGTCACCCGGGCAGTGGCTGCCCTGGCCGAATCCAACCACGACGAAAAGGGCCTGGCCTGGCCGCGCGCCGTCGCCCCGGCCGATGTCCACATCGTGGCCGTTGGCCGCGGCGAGGAAATTTTCGCCACGGCCGAGCAGCTGGCCCTGGACCTTGAAGCGGCCGGCCTGGAGGTCATCTACGACGACCGACCCAAGGTGTCCCCGGGAGTGAAGTTCGGCGACGCCGAACTGGTGGGCGTGCCCACCATCCTGGCCGTGGGGCGCGGCCTGGTGGACGGCGTGGTAGAGATCAAAGACCGCCGCAGTGGTGACGCCGAAAACGTGGCAGTGGACAAGGCAGTTGACTATGTGGTCAATGCCGTCCGCAACGGCTGA
- a CDS encoding ABC transporter ATP-binding protein has protein sequence MSHSATAPALAEHGPAVVARHLQVTRGKAHILRGLDFSIPPGQITGLLGPSGSGKTTLMRAIVGVQRVTSGTVEVLGLPAGHPTLRHSVGYVTQSPSVYPDLTVEANVRYFGAMYRKGRAEAAAAIAAVGLERQARQKTADLSGGELSRVSLACALVSHPRLLVLDEPTVGLDPVLRADLWDRFRTMAQSGTTLLVSSHVMEEASHCASLLLLREGELLAQLTPQELSRRGRSADLERAFLQVIRDAGKAQGAAPHSDPTAGTGPVPDLPPEGNATSESRVRS, from the coding sequence ATGTCACACTCAGCAACAGCACCGGCCCTGGCGGAGCACGGTCCCGCCGTGGTGGCACGCCATCTGCAGGTGACCAGGGGCAAGGCGCACATTCTGCGGGGCCTGGATTTTTCCATTCCGCCGGGCCAGATCACGGGACTGCTGGGCCCATCCGGCAGCGGAAAGACAACCCTGATGCGGGCAATCGTCGGAGTCCAGCGGGTGACGTCGGGAACGGTGGAGGTGCTGGGCCTTCCGGCCGGGCATCCCACCCTGAGGCACAGCGTCGGCTATGTCACCCAGTCCCCCAGCGTTTACCCCGACCTGACCGTGGAGGCCAACGTCCGGTACTTCGGGGCCATGTACCGGAAAGGCCGGGCCGAGGCTGCTGCAGCAATTGCCGCCGTCGGACTTGAACGGCAGGCCCGGCAGAAAACTGCCGATCTTTCCGGCGGCGAACTCAGCCGGGTATCCCTTGCCTGCGCACTGGTCTCGCACCCCAGGCTGTTGGTGCTGGACGAGCCCACTGTGGGCCTTGACCCTGTTCTCCGGGCAGACCTTTGGGACCGCTTCCGCACCATGGCGCAATCCGGAACAACACTGCTGGTCTCCAGCCATGTGATGGAGGAAGCCAGCCACTGTGCATCCCTCCTGCTGTTGAGGGAGGGAGAGCTGCTCGCCCAGCTGACACCACAGGAGCTGAGCCGGCGGGGCCGCAGCGCCGACCTGGAAAGGGCCTTCCTCCAGGTCATCCGCGACGCAGGCAAAGCGCAGGGCGCCGCGCCCCATTCAGATCCCACGGCAGGAACCGGCCCCGTTCCGGACCTCCCGCCCGAAGGCAATGCAACTTCCGAAAGCAGGGTTCGGTCATGA
- a CDS encoding YciI family protein: MTVFAVEYVYAPDSTAARDENRPAHRAWLSDLAEDGRLLTSGPYGDGAGALLIFKVQDESRLNELLKQDPFAVAGTIAGIRTTEWTPVIGILAAHTS; encoded by the coding sequence ATGACTGTTTTTGCCGTTGAGTACGTTTACGCCCCCGATTCCACCGCAGCCCGCGATGAAAACCGTCCCGCGCACCGGGCCTGGCTCTCAGATCTGGCCGAGGATGGCAGGCTGCTCACCAGCGGACCCTACGGTGACGGTGCAGGCGCGCTGCTGATCTTCAAGGTCCAGGACGAATCGCGGCTGAACGAACTGCTCAAACAGGATCCCTTTGCCGTCGCAGGCACCATCGCAGGCATCCGGACCACCGAATGGACTCCCGTGATCGGCATTCTGGCCGCCCACACGTCCTGA
- a CDS encoding sulfite exporter TauE/SafE family protein — protein MISGFESIQLTTLILIVVAGFAAGWVDAVVGGGGLIQLPALLLVPGITPVQALATNKMGSIFGTSTSAVTFYGRVKPDLWTAVPMALIALGGSFGGAILAASLPSSVFKPIIVAALVAVALFTALKPNVGDITLLRHNGHRHYVVACLIGGAIGFYDGLIGPGTGSFLVIALVSAMGYAFLEASAKAKIVNMATNAGALLFFLPHGSILWGVGLVLGVANMAGGYLGARAAVKQGSGFIRVVFLLVVGALILKLGYDVWQENFA, from the coding sequence GTGATTTCGGGTTTTGAGTCGATCCAGCTCACCACTCTCATCCTGATTGTGGTGGCTGGATTTGCTGCCGGCTGGGTGGACGCGGTGGTGGGCGGCGGTGGCCTGATCCAGCTTCCGGCCCTCCTGCTGGTGCCTGGCATAACGCCTGTCCAGGCCCTCGCCACGAACAAGATGGGCTCGATCTTCGGGACGTCCACCAGTGCCGTCACGTTCTATGGACGGGTGAAGCCGGACCTCTGGACCGCCGTCCCGATGGCTCTGATCGCCCTTGGCGGCAGCTTCGGAGGCGCTATCTTGGCGGCGAGCCTGCCCTCAAGTGTCTTCAAGCCCATCATCGTGGCGGCGCTGGTCGCCGTCGCGCTCTTTACCGCCCTCAAGCCCAACGTTGGTGACATCACGCTGCTGCGGCACAACGGGCACAGGCACTACGTGGTGGCCTGCCTGATCGGTGGCGCCATCGGATTTTACGACGGCCTGATCGGACCCGGCACCGGCTCTTTCCTGGTCATCGCGCTGGTCTCGGCCATGGGCTACGCCTTCCTCGAAGCCAGCGCAAAGGCCAAGATCGTGAACATGGCGACGAACGCCGGGGCCCTGCTGTTTTTCCTGCCGCACGGCTCGATCCTGTGGGGTGTTGGCCTGGTGTTGGGTGTGGCCAACATGGCGGGCGGGTACCTTGGAGCGCGGGCTGCGGTGAAGCAGGGCAGCGGGTTCATCCGGGTTGTTTTCCTGCTGGTGGTGGGCGCCCTGATCCTCAAATTGGGCTACGACGTCTGGCAGGAAAACTTCGCCTAG
- a CDS encoding TetR family transcriptional regulator — MTGTPRLTGHQKDGTAERRTPKKLADGGRAFDPDVGPQAVLQAGTAAGPDVGAQAGTAAGPQGRRETGPEAEGPRADPARRGRRGGATASRTHILNTARRLFAEHGFEGTSLRQVAREAEVDPAMIHHFFKGKDELFALSVALPADPAKVLEGVDRYEPGQRAEAIVWAVLRLWESPAQHSLVAFLRGTIGSKAKTLLLREMVTRTILSRIMAGVPGAPQDVALRANLVATQMVGLMLVRYVVRLEPLASASPEDVVALIAPNVQHYLTGELKVGELKVTGQPTT, encoded by the coding sequence ATGACCGGGACGCCGCGTCTGACCGGCCATCAGAAAGATGGCACTGCCGAACGCCGCACCCCTAAAAAGCTGGCCGACGGCGGCCGCGCGTTTGATCCCGACGTCGGCCCGCAGGCCGTTTTGCAAGCCGGCACGGCGGCCGGTCCCGACGTCGGGGCGCAGGCCGGCACGGCGGCCGGTCCACAGGGCCGCCGGGAAACGGGCCCGGAGGCTGAAGGCCCTCGGGCCGATCCCGCCAGGAGGGGGCGGCGCGGCGGAGCTACGGCATCCAGGACCCACATCCTGAACACTGCCCGCAGGCTGTTCGCCGAGCACGGTTTCGAAGGCACCAGCCTGCGTCAGGTGGCCCGTGAAGCCGAAGTGGATCCTGCCATGATCCATCACTTCTTCAAGGGCAAGGACGAACTGTTTGCCCTCAGCGTCGCCCTTCCCGCCGACCCTGCGAAGGTGCTGGAAGGCGTGGACCGGTACGAACCAGGGCAGCGGGCCGAAGCGATCGTCTGGGCCGTATTGCGACTATGGGAAAGCCCGGCCCAGCACAGCCTGGTGGCGTTCCTTCGCGGGACGATCGGTTCGAAGGCAAAGACCTTGCTGCTCAGGGAAATGGTGACCCGCACCATCCTCAGCAGGATCATGGCCGGCGTCCCGGGAGCGCCCCAGGACGTCGCCTTGCGGGCAAACCTTGTGGCCACGCAGATGGTGGGGCTCATGCTGGTCCGCTACGTGGTGAGGCTGGAGCCCCTGGCCTCAGCCTCACCAGAGGACGTAGTGGCCCTCATCGCACCAAATGTCCAGCACTACCTGACGGGCGAACTAAAAGTGGGAGAACTCAAAGTAACGGGGCAGCCCACTACTTGA
- a CDS encoding M50 family metallopeptidase, with protein sequence MSPVLLFILGVVFVAIGIAASIALHEVGHLVPAKLFKVRVTKYMIGFGPTLWSKRKGETEYGFKAIPLGGYVSMIGMYPPNSQDGTVRPSSTGMFQTLASEARSLAHEEVGPGDENRVFYRLPVWKKIIVMLGGPAMNLLIGLVLTAVLLMGFGIATATTTISDVSKCQVAAGQTVDPDSPDCQPTPAAAAGLKPNDVVTSFDGKAVTGWEQLTEWIRASAGREVSITVERDGTPVTTTITPVLSARPIVGVDGRQAKDDAGNLLYQDVGFLGIGAQTELVPQPASSVLPMAGENISQVAGVVFNLPARVAGVAKAAFSEEPRDPNGPISVVGVGRVAGEVAAMEEVPVQSRLAALVGLLAGLNFALAVFNLIPLLPLDGGHVAGALYEGARRRVAKLFGKPDPGAFDIAKLLPVTYVVAALLMGMGALLIYADIVKPVNLFG encoded by the coding sequence ATGAGCCCCGTTCTCCTCTTTATCCTCGGTGTCGTCTTTGTGGCGATCGGCATAGCCGCGTCCATTGCACTGCACGAAGTAGGGCATCTGGTTCCGGCCAAGCTGTTCAAGGTCCGTGTCACCAAGTACATGATCGGGTTCGGTCCCACGCTCTGGTCAAAGCGCAAAGGCGAAACCGAGTACGGGTTCAAAGCCATCCCGCTCGGCGGTTACGTGTCCATGATCGGCATGTACCCGCCCAACAGCCAGGATGGAACGGTCCGCCCCTCGAGCACCGGGATGTTCCAGACCCTTGCCAGTGAGGCACGTTCCCTCGCCCATGAAGAGGTGGGGCCCGGCGACGAAAACCGGGTGTTCTACCGGCTGCCCGTATGGAAAAAGATCATTGTCATGCTGGGCGGCCCGGCCATGAACCTCCTGATCGGGCTGGTGCTCACAGCCGTTCTCCTGATGGGTTTTGGCATCGCCACAGCCACCACCACCATCTCCGATGTCTCCAAATGCCAGGTGGCAGCCGGCCAGACAGTGGATCCGGACTCCCCGGACTGCCAGCCAACCCCGGCGGCGGCGGCCGGGCTGAAGCCCAACGACGTCGTCACTTCCTTTGATGGAAAGGCCGTAACCGGCTGGGAACAGCTGACCGAATGGATCCGGGCTTCGGCCGGCAGGGAAGTCAGCATCACCGTTGAACGGGATGGCACACCGGTTACCACTACCATCACCCCAGTACTTTCGGCCCGGCCCATCGTGGGTGTGGACGGCCGCCAGGCAAAGGACGACGCCGGAAACCTCCTGTACCAGGACGTCGGCTTCCTGGGCATCGGCGCGCAGACCGAACTGGTGCCCCAGCCGGCGTCGTCCGTGCTGCCCATGGCTGGAGAAAACATCAGCCAGGTGGCCGGCGTTGTCTTTAACCTTCCGGCCCGCGTGGCAGGCGTGGCCAAAGCAGCATTCAGCGAGGAGCCCCGTGATCCCAACGGGCCCATCAGCGTGGTGGGCGTGGGACGCGTTGCCGGCGAGGTAGCTGCCATGGAGGAAGTGCCTGTGCAGTCAAGGCTGGCGGCCCTCGTGGGGCTCCTGGCCGGGCTGAACTTTGCGCTGGCAGTGTTCAACCTCATCCCGTTGCTTCCCCTTGATGGTGGCCACGTCGCTGGTGCGTTGTACGAAGGTGCCCGCCGCCGCGTGGCCAAGCTCTTCGGCAAGCCGGATCCAGGGGCGTTTGATATTGCCAAGCTCCTGCCCGTGACCTATGTAGTGGCGGCACTTCTGATGGGCATGGGTGCGCTCCTGATCTACGCAGACATCGTCAAACCAGTAAATCTCTTCGGGTAA
- a CDS encoding ABC transporter permease, with the protein MMLATTRRVLEQLRHDHRSVALILVVPALLLTAVYFLFENETLPPGVPRTFDRVGLMMLAIFPFVVMFLVTSITMLRERTSGTLERLLTTPVHKADLLFGYGLAFSIMAALQSLVATAVAYWVFELDIQGSPALVVLIAVINAVLGVALGLLCSAFARTEFQAVQFMPVVVVPQILLCGLFVARDRMNEVLEAISNVLPLTFSVEALQEIAANADATEQLWRDAGIMVAIVLGVLVLASLTLRRRTA; encoded by the coding sequence ATGATGCTGGCTACCACCCGCCGGGTTCTGGAACAGCTGCGCCACGATCACCGCAGCGTTGCCCTCATCCTGGTGGTTCCGGCTCTGCTGCTGACGGCCGTCTACTTCCTCTTTGAGAATGAGACCCTGCCGCCGGGGGTGCCTAGGACCTTTGACCGGGTGGGCCTGATGATGCTGGCGATCTTCCCGTTTGTGGTCATGTTCCTGGTTACCTCCATCACCATGCTTCGCGAGCGGACGTCCGGCACCCTGGAGCGGCTGCTGACCACACCCGTCCACAAGGCCGATCTGCTGTTCGGCTACGGGCTGGCCTTTTCCATCATGGCCGCCCTTCAGTCACTGGTTGCCACTGCAGTGGCCTACTGGGTCTTCGAGCTGGACATCCAGGGCAGCCCGGCGCTGGTGGTCCTCATCGCCGTGATCAACGCCGTCCTGGGCGTTGCCCTGGGACTGCTGTGTTCTGCCTTCGCCCGGACAGAATTCCAGGCGGTCCAGTTCATGCCCGTTGTGGTGGTGCCGCAGATTCTGCTCTGCGGGCTCTTTGTTGCCCGGGACCGGATGAACGAGGTCCTGGAGGCGATCTCAAATGTCCTTCCGCTGACATTTTCAGTGGAAGCACTGCAGGAGATCGCAGCCAACGCGGACGCCACCGAACAGCTGTGGCGGGACGCCGGGATCATGGTGGCCATCGTCCTGGGCGTATTGGTGCTGGCGTCGCTGACCCTGCGCAGGCGGACGGCATGA